Part of the Thermodesulfovibrionales bacterium genome is shown below.
CGGCATGTCCGAATTGGCGGTAATTGTCAGAAAGGGGAAAGAAGAGGTGACGCTTTCAGAACTGGTTCGCAAGCCAAAGTGATGGAAAGGGTCAGAACGAAACAGGGAGACGGTTTCACCCTTCTCGAAGTCCTCATCGCACTGGCCATATTCTCCGTAGTCATCGCGGCGCTCTACGGAACATTCTTTTTTTCGGAAAAGGCGGTGGACGCGGTCGGCGATTCCCTCCTGAGGCTCCAGGAGGCTCGGTCCCTCGTTGATACCCTGAAGAGGGAGCTCGAATCCGCGTTCTATGATTCGACGTTAACGAGCAACAATAAGAGTTATACCGTCTTTAAAATCGACGACAGGGATTATTACGGGAAGCAGGCATCGCAGGTGCTCTTCACGTCCTTTTCGCCCTTGCTTCCTGGGCTTGCAAGGATAACCTACATCGTTGAGGAAACCGACGGAAAACTCACGCTCAAGAAGAAGATCATCTCGGCATTCGCACAGAAGGATGAAACAAAGAGTGTCGAACTCATGGAAGAGATAGACTCGTTCACGATCGAGGCAAAATTCGGAGACAAGTGGGTGAAGACCTGGGATACTGCACTGACGAAGAAGCAGCCTGATGAGATACGGATCTCGCTGAAGATCAGGACGAAAAAAGATACAGGTAAAGAGAAAGAGCGTTCGCCTGAACGCACCGACTCTGATTCTATGACGATCTCGGATATCGCGAAGCCGAGGTTCAGACAGACGATATGACGAGAAAGAATCTCGAGAGAGTGCGCCGCCCATTTTCTGCTGTCTTTCGTCTTGGTTCCGAAAAGGGTACGGCACTGGTTCTTACGCTTCTCATTCTCGTTCTCATAACAGCCCTCATCACCGAGTTCTCTTACGCGGTCTTCACAACAACCTCAGCCCTCTATAACTGGAGAGACTCCCAGAGGCTCTCCTTTGTCGCGAAATCCGGCACCTCGCTTGCGGTGAAGATCATCTCAAGTGCGCCGCAGAATGAACTCTATAAATATCTCGGCAAGGATATTCCGGTCGACAACATGCTCGAAGGTTTTGAAGGGAGTGTGGTCGTCAGGGCCGAGGATGAGGGCGGAAAATTCAATCTGAATTCGCTGATTACAGATCAAAATTCAGATACTCAGGTTACGGTTAATAATTCCCAGCAGAGCGTGATGTCGATTTTTAAGAGGTTGCTTAACAACCTGGGCTTGAATGAAGACATAGCCGGGAGGGTGGCGGACTGGATCGACAGAGATGGTAACCCCAGACTGAGAGATTCGGAAGATGGGGCCAAAAATGGATTTATGGATAGCACCGATGAACTCCTCCTCATTAAGGGAGTAGACCGCGTGACCTATGAAAAATTATTGCCTTATGTAACGGTATACGGGCCTCATAATGTTGTTAATATCAATATTAATACCGCGCCGATACCTGTTATAATGTCGCTGAATAGTGCGATATCGAGGGAAATGGCGGAGAGCGTAATTCGGTACCGGGCAGTGGAACCATTTAATAACACTGGTGAACTTCAACAAAGAGTTCCCGGCTTCGATCCTACACTTGTTAGCGCCATTTCTGGT
Proteins encoded:
- a CDS encoding prepilin-type N-terminal cleavage/methylation domain-containing protein, with the translated sequence MERVRTKQGDGFTLLEVLIALAIFSVVIAALYGTFFFSEKAVDAVGDSLLRLQEARSLVDTLKRELESAFYDSTLTSNNKSYTVFKIDDRDYYGKQASQVLFTSFSPLLPGLARITYIVEETDGKLTLKKKIISAFAQKDETKSVELMEEIDSFTIEAKFGDKWVKTWDTALTKKQPDEIRISLKIRTKKDTGKEKERSPERTDSDSMTISDIAKPRFRQTI
- the gspK gene encoding type II secretion system minor pseudopilin GspK, with amino-acid sequence MTRKNLERVRRPFSAVFRLGSEKGTALVLTLLILVLITALITEFSYAVFTTTSALYNWRDSQRLSFVAKSGTSLAVKIISSAPQNELYKYLGKDIPVDNMLEGFEGSVVVRAEDEGGKFNLNSLITDQNSDTQVTVNNSQQSVMSIFKRLLNNLGLNEDIAGRVADWIDRDGNPRLRDSEDGAKNGFMDSTDELLLIKGVDRVTYEKLLPYVTVYGPHNVVNININTAPIPVIMSLNSAISREMAESVIRYRAVEPFNNTGELQQRVPGFDPTLVSAISGMVVWGKPLNLRITVIAEENKIKRVIESVVSGQQIQYWKEL